The Musa acuminata AAA Group cultivar baxijiao chromosome BXJ2-2, Cavendish_Baxijiao_AAA, whole genome shotgun sequence genome contains the following window.
ACAAGTCTCAGGTATTGATGCAAGTTTCATGAATGATGTGGCCACTTGCAAAAGGAAGGTTAGAAGGGACGGCAGAGTATCCATCAACAGGATCCTGTCCAATGATCAAATCATATAGTAATTTTCCGAAAAAGATTCTAGCTGAAGAAAGCGAAATCCATTGCATTTAAAACAAGTGCCTAAGAAGACAATCCATGTTCCAACTGGACCAACCTATATATCTATAGTGTTTGACAATTTGTTATCATAAGCAGTGAATAGGCACCACAAGTACCGCTGAGATTACATCTCTAATAGTAGGATATATGCATATCATCATATGCATGTTGAGAGCTTACTACATGTTTGGATACAATTGTTAACTAACAATACCAAACTCATACTATGTCTGTGGAATTTTCTTCTACACATTTGTTGCAATCCCTAGGCATAAACTTTAAAAACATCAGCAATCCTTCCAAGGCAGAACTAGTATCAAACTGGCACTGATGTTTTGAAACATTGATTGGGACAAACCCTTAAATATTTTCCTCCTTCCTCACATCACCAACATCAGCATATTAACTTAGCAACCAAATGAAAGACTAACTAGATGAATTcattcattttaaaaaaaattctgctGATAAAAAGGAGGCATGGGTTGTACAATGTCATTTGCCATGCACGACCCTAAGATGCTATCATGGTTGCGATAGAAAACACCATTCGATTGTCACATCATAAGGTGGTTGTTATGTAGAACATGATTATCTTGGGCTAGCAGAAACATAACTAGCACGATTATTAGGTGGTTGTTATGCCAGCTTTTCTCACTGAGAAATGTTTTCTGGAACCACAAGAGAAACCCAAAAAGGATACCCAGATAATCCTAACTGTCGATTCCGTTAATCTAATGACTGTAAATGAATTGCATCACTCCTCCTAGATCACTGACACATTTTGCATGACTCGTTTGTCTGAGTTTCTCGTGTGCATTTAAAGCACTACTCTTTTCTCATTTCTGTGCAGAGTTGGCATGAGTTATGCTTGAGATTCTAGTAACTCCTCTATATTTGATGAACACAAAGAGACACTAATTGTGTTTCAAGATAAACGACAATAACAACTGAAATAACACGTGTAAATCAGTTTGCCAGCATCAACAAATTTGCCTGAGACAGGAAAAAGGAGTATCTTGGTTCCATTCAGTCTAGTTAGGAGgcagaaataaaatttaatatcaaCCCTATCTCCGTTTTCACTTCTAGCTTAATGAAATTTCACAATGGGGAACAATGACTCAAGACTCAAATCCCGATCCGATACAACTAATATCCCCAAAATCAAAGCTAACATACTGCCAAAATCGTTACTTGTTTGCAGTATTAGCATAAAGAAgcaattttttatttatctttttttttaatagcaATTTTGTATTTCGAATAAGGATGAAAGCGCCTAATTCTACGAGTATATCACAGACCTTAGGCGAAAGAGAGCAAAACTTCCAAACCTTAGCATCACGGTAATTGATGACAAACTTCCCAGTTCCCTCTTGGAGAACGACGCGAGCGATGGCACACTTCCTCCGGCCGGTCCCGATGAGCCTCTGCGCGGCGAACCCGCCAGGAAGCCGGGACTTCACGTACTTCTCGAGGCTCACCCCCTCGAAGTCCTCGGCGGAGACAGCCGCACCGCCGGATACGGCAGCGATGGggaaggaggtggtggaggaggcgATCGCGGTGGGAGAGTTCCACCGAAGGGGCGAGGCGGTCCGACGATGCCGTATCCAAGGAGAGTATAAGGTCTTATTACTAGAGGAGACGTGGGAAGAGAAGGATAGAGAGGAGAAGGCGACGGTGAGGGAGGAGAGCGAGGTAGTCGCCATTAGCACTCACTATTCCTCTTCACCATTTCTAGGGATAAGAGTGTGGATAGGCTTTAAGCCGGGAGAAGAAGCTGGTGGATAACAGCTGATATCTTCACCGTCGATTTCGGGGTTATGGTGAAACATTCTATATACCGTTATATAAGATGCAACGGACATCTTTAATCGTTATATTTAGTTGCTTAGAActctatttacatatatatatatatatatatatatatatatatatatatatatatatatatatatatatatatatatatatacatatatatatatgtatatgtatacacatatatatatatatgtatatgtatacacatatatatatatatgtatatgtatacacatatatatatatatgtatatatatacacacacatacacatatatatatatatatatatatatatatatatatatatatatatatatatacttttgatATCTAGATTTTCAGTTCTGATTTCTAGGATGTATTTATGTGCACATGCATCTTTCAAATAAATTTGATAAAGGataaattttctaaaaaatatttataatttgattatttcttaaataatatatttattttattttttatacaaaataTCATCAAATTCAAAAGCTATTCAAACTATCTCTCCTTCCAtcgttctttctttcctttttttcctcttttttcatCGTCTATCATTCATTCTCTACTCCTTATTTCTTATTGCTCATCCTTTTTCGCTATTCATCTTTTCTCATTTCCTTTCCTTCCCTTCtctcctcccctcttcttcctttgtgGGCGATGAATGATGGGTTGTGATAAGCAATGAAATAGGGGCGATAGAAGAGAAACGATAgttgtaatattttttaaattagagtataatttaaGAAAGAAACTTACTATTTAccaaggtctgtcgtaccgaagcgtaccgtccggattgggcagtacgtaccggttcgATAGGTTATCAATACGCGGATCGTCCggtaccgctatagtgctacagtataaaaaaataaaaaaaaaatattcggtacaccagcgcgtaccgctcggtacgccctgatgtaccaccCGATAcaccaataccgtaccgtaccgagcccgggtcgaaacgccggtacggtacggtacaacgGACCTTGCTATTTACAACCTCTCTTTTATTATTGACGAtctctaaaaaatattattttgttatttatagtcttaatattatctattttactttttttcttcttcctcacaATATCTTACTTCACCCTCGTTGTCGATAATGATTTGCTTATTGCTACCATCGCTCGCTGTCATCCTATTATTTGTCCTCGACATTATTAATCGTTACTATCGAACTATCCAACCCTGTTACCCCCTTGATGTCATATTctaaggaggaagaagatgagggGGAAGAGAAAGAttagaagacgaagaagagggggaggaggatgaaaaagaaaataatatttacatCATTTGTTAAGGgataatttagaaatattaaaaaaaaaattaagataaaattataaataataaaaataaggtgCAAATAGTAATCTTCTTAGAGGTATTGtttgaaaaatacctaaaatataagttttttttttaaatcatcctCCATACAATCAATTCAAATATAagtatatttgatatgatttaagatataatattttctttttcaccCTCACGTAAAACTTCGAATTAATTTAAACATCAGAGTAATCATATTGAATACATCCCAACACTAATTTTGCATGTGACTTCTTATGACACAAGAGACTTTGTTTTAAGGTACCATCTAAAAAACAAACATCTACCTCTTAAAGATTCAGTTCTCTAAATGTCATGATCTTGAGAAAGTGGATCAATTTTGTGACATAGATGGACAATCAATTTTGACACTAATAAGTTTCATTATtaaataagtatgaactaaaatatACACATTTATCTTTGTAATTTACTGCTTATTTTTAGCCTTCCTTTCCTTTCTCTACCACTTCGCTGCACTAAGGTTCTTAAACCTttttctcttttccctcttcttctttcgtcTCTCTTCCACCTTTCTTCCTCCTTGTCAATCCGCTGCTCAATTTTGCAAGAGCAAGAAGTCATTCGATCAGTAATACATACCAATATCACGCTTTATGCCTGGTTGGTGACTTCTGGCAAATCCATCGTACATAGCAAGCATAATTGAGCCCTTCACAAGCTTCCAACTCAACCTTATCTTCCACCTCTGTATCTCCaataagaaagaaagaggaaACGCCCCAAAACTAGAAACTCGGTGCCCTGTAAAGTTGCCTTGTCGCCATACTACCCACGGGTGAAGTTGACAAAACAAGTGAACAGTGACATATCTTCAACTTGTTGAATGGGAAGGGGATTGAGCCAGACCAAGTCTGAAACAAGAACTTCGCCTTCAATTCCTCCCACACTGTTCGTCTTTCCAGGCCAGTAGTGCCACTAAGGTACGCTAACTTGTGAGTCTTGTTTGTTAGCTTCTCTATCTGTgtggttggctaaaatattaataatagcaGCGAAATCTTTACCTTACATATAAACATTCTGAAGGAAGAGGAAGGTCGCAATTCATCGAACAGGTGGTGGGTTGCAGGACTCTGGAGGACTTCCGGATGTAAGCTGTAGTCGGTCCTCCATGCAACAAATGACAAGTGATTATGTATATTTTGGGTGCAAGACACATCACAATCGATATCACGCTGTGCTACGGGTCAGCAAGGGGAGCACCCCCACAcgctaagtcagaatccgtactgaTGCCGGGTTAGCAAGGGGAGTACCCCCgcactgacacggacttagctggttttgcctaagtcgtgcggcacccttgcgcgtccgtccgcaaaggtcagcctccccgaagcctcccattgtcccttaggaccaacaaaagagagaacgggttaaagagaacgcctcaaacgggatccacaagcaaacatgtccgaaaaacacttcatagacaaagcaaattacaaacagactttacaagctctgaacagtggcacaacaaagggtaaaatggtccattacagaccgaaaagctctcgagcgtgtccacatgacacaatctttatttacaagcctaaagaggccaccaacccaactaaaatgggactattaagccttcggccgcccctttacattctgtacaaggcatgaacatgccaaaagacacggacatacataagcattacatcaaacaccttgtttagaagtttgtccgtgacattctcccccacttatcccttcgacgtcctcgtcgaagcctttgtgaacactgcaactcttcgcctttgctgagtcttcaatcttctgctccagctgcaatgcgcctcctggctcccagctgctctccgctgctatttttgagtagtcgaacctttgatccgccatgctgcttcaactcgccaatgactctgactctagtgtggggttggctgagttgtgttgatcctcgttgattcctgcggatccaccaaatgaaggaaaagaccattcttactgcgccagtttctcaaaatttccacatgctgcttgaactgggtggatgcttgttggagctttaacgagcatcgcctcgcaaacttctgaagttttgggtccttcctccacaaaatctgctcattgactcttctttcagttagttgtcacatccaagtaggttcgcatcacttccgctttcgattggcatttcgttgggaaatgaagcggacaatctactctcagtagcactgatcaccgttggtgaggatttgacaactattgtcttccattatcttcgaagggtctttgaacttgtgcagagctcctctgctggatagataagagaactggggtactcggtttcgcccattctcttaagagttgagaaggcaaaggttacttgacttcgcccgcctcctcgaggttgtacttcatgcatcgagctggttactggccttcgcctgctctttgctcacacttctgaagcacttgaagtgtttgcactccttgcgttgagttagctactgtgattcaccttctcaatgccattgaacttctggaatgcaggaagttttcaccccaacttggagtatttctctgatagatgaggtcgcctctgagattgtaccgtcttctccatcaaccctgccgcctactccactgagtagcaaaggtacagcaccacgtactgcctgcttcgttccttggtcgtgcactcttgcatgacccgaagtccttcacttacggctatcttgatgagaaacttgttgacaccggtcttacgaagtttcttggcctctgcccttcagccttgtctcggtacttggagattgcctctgcatgctccacctcctcggcccctttcacgaccaagcgctctccctccgtgagagcaagggatcaatgactttgacggaagtcccgcctctgcggtaccatggcgctgccatgcccatggccctactatccgtcgcctcgcatctacatcccttttcttcacaatcagtagatatgccttcgtgacactcctctgagtccacctccattctcactgattgcttgattttgggtagctaagtccctctggacttgtcgtcgcttcctcgcccctttcgacctcctgcttcaacacctctgtgttctccaagcagtctgtttggtcgatggaaatacagactgcaactcccatgcatggcctctgccatcacattgtagggtttgcaccgattctgttctccttagcttccttggtagcaacgttcgcttactcgaccttgtcctctgacttgtcgggctcccttaagcgaatatgagctctggagcagtccaactctccagctgcttcgatcatacctctgcatgatcaagtccctctcatgggactcactggtacttgcattcgaacttttcccttggtggaacccagcccccatatgctgatgaccaaggttttcatccgatgcaaaattcggtgcacgcccggaagacccgcctctgcggtaccatggccttcactccttgaatccatagcccttcttgccgtcgtgttgttcaccaaagcggagctcccagtagctcccgatcatacctccatatgatctagtccctcccgggactctgtcgtgtgtatcgcattgccacgaactgtcccaccacgatccgctgcaccatgtcgcctcctggtgacatctccattgcattctgatccttgtggaataaactcgaattgtgaaccctccatgtgtggcctctgccaatacatcgcagggtctcctccaccttcgattttgttcgctcctttggcaatcgaccttcatccacccactcttgggtcacacctagatgaagcaccgctctaggacagtccgtcgcctagaagctcccgaagtccaccgacttcgctgtaaattgtgcaccattgcctggatcctgggcctctgcccctaccagcacaatctccgctgcacaccgcttccttcatagcaactcgaatggcaacactgtggcatattcttcaagagtacctgcctctgcgtcctcttgccccgtgctaaggccttctgaacccaacttcgcctccgcaaattgagtcgccttagttcctccatcaaatgctcctccgagataaggtgcatgtgcccagaagctcccttcgtctttggcaccatgcaagatgagtccgctccgtcagaatgaaggacccatggaacaacatgatcctactcttgcctctgcaagagttcatgtctttgacctctgtctaaggaaagcactgtgcttctgctccatgttccaacttctctgctggctcccttcatgcggcttgggtacttcaccaagttacgcccaagtttctccgctcctcgttttcgcattgagtcgatggtggccctcatgcccaccattccacgggtcagcactcccttgagtccgatctccatatcgactctaagtgtgccttcatttaagttgcttcaggtcgctcccccacttgatctcgcaatgcatccacccatgcattctctcgagcgagatcatgtgacaactcctcgctgcttgctcggtccattgagcttcgtggagttgttgtttgtgaggtactcctcctcaacatgtgaagtccgtctcacatgattctccctctggagagccgagacttatccctcctggataactgtcccgttggagcaacatctctcttcgtttcggagaccaccatccccttggactactccgatctgctgaacaaactgtgcattgttctgcctcttgcaaacgcacttgctagattgcgcctccacgtcaatacagccaccgctgcacccctccaggcctagcaacatgctgaactcattgcacacttcagcctcctccggacgtatccttcgcatgccgaagagaaagtttcaatgctccatggcgccgagtctcggtcgccttgggatggccacgaacaatccatcgtccgcatacaagcccatgcacgagtaccgaattcttcgagttagcaattcccctcacctctgtgagctttgcacaactctttcggtcgctgagcaactcattccactttgcatggtctcgtccttttgccaagcgcctcgcttgccttgagcaccatcaagtaaagttgtcaacgttgagccgtagctcaaactcagccatcccaacctttgtgcgctccagattcttccaagcttgcctgttctcgtggtgcctcttgcgcgaagggttggccattcctctgaatgccaatctcagatgcccgctcctctgagcgactcttttccctacatctccatgcccgttttccctcaaacggtcgcgcatgtgctgactgccctcaacgcagccccgctaggtcccccacgtttgcatgtcaagtgtttctatgagtgcttgtcccgctctgataccatatgacacggacttagctggttttgcctaagtcgtgcggcacccttgcgcgtccgtccgcaaaggtcagcctccccgaagcctcccattgtcccttaggaccaacaaaagagagaacgggttaaagagaacgcctcaaacgggatccacaagcaaacatgtccgaaaaacacttcatagacaaagcaaattacaaacagactttacaagctctgaacagtggcacaacaaagggtaaaatggtccattacagaccgaaaagctctcgagcgtgtccacatgacacaatctttatttacaagcctaaagaggccaccaacccaactaaaatgggactattaagccttcggccgcccctttacattctgtacaaggcatgaacatgccaaaagacacggacatacataagcattacatcaaacaccttgtttagaagtttgtccgtgacagcacgcTAAGTCATAATCCGTACCGAGATACTGTTTGGCATGTCCCTTCCCGGAAGCTCAGGGCAGTGCTGTCTGACGTCGTCCCACGCATCAAATATTACTCCATTTCAGTATTATTTTATTTGCTTTACATAGAACCTAATActagtatatttttttatatgtactttaattataaaattgatttttgatcatcttaaaagctcattttatttattttttagggGGAGATTGGTTTCTACTTCCCTCAAATAAGGGATTTGAATTCCGGGAAACAAGCATTGGAATCTCACTCCCCCACCACACACCACCACCAACAATTGATTATTCTGATTCCCTTTCCAATGATCAAATCTCatgaattaaaaaccaaaagtggGCATTTTGATTGATGTTCATATTTTTAAGTTCAAACATTCCATCAGTCTTAGTCCAATACAAGCTAATGATGCAAACCAGTGGAAAGAGCAAATTATATGGGCACAGTGCAGTGAGTCCAAACACACACAAGAGAACAAGTTTACCATCGTTATTCCTTAACACAAAATCCATCCTTTTCTCTAGAATCCAACCATGCAATCCAAATATATATGTCCTAAATCTTTCCCCAAGAcaccttcatctctctctctctatctctctgttTCTCTCCATGTGCACCATGCACATCCCAATAGCTTCCACTAATTAACTAAACACACCCACCAACATTATTGAGTGAATGAATCCAACGTTCTTTGCTCCTTCCTGCTGCAGGAATTGCAGTGTGTGGCCCCAGAAATGAACATGCTTTGTTGTTTTGTGTGGAGCACCGTAAAGTATTCGAGTACCAGCACACAGAAGCACCCAATTGGAATGGAAACCGGTCTCCCGCTACTTCTCGGTCCCCATGACAAGCTTTAGCCGGAGACTCGAATGCCAGATCTCTTGTTGCAAAAGGCCTATCTTTCTCTTGCCCTCTAATGGCTTCTTTGCTGCTGCTGGGACTTGAGAGTGGGATTTCGGTGAACAGTGATCGCACCTCGTGCGAAATCTCCTTGTTCTATCGAGCTCATCACAGGTAAAGAGGCATTTTGGTCATATCATCTTCCTCTCGTCTAAAAAACTCGAAAATAGAGCGGTGCTCTGTTAATATTGgacaaaagtttgagagagagagagagagagaaagaggtagACAGCGAACGGTTCATGGCTTGGAATAAATTGGAGGGATAAAGTGGCGACAGTCGTATCTGGCAAAGCAAAAGTTTACATCTTTTCTGCCACTTGAATCGGAGGGAAATGATTCGAGCAACCCATCATTTCTCGCTATCCATGCTCGACACAGGAGCTCGCTTCCATCATTAGGATCCGAAAACAGGGAAAGGATAATATGTGGAGCAAAAGGAGGAGATGGTGGATGGAACGAGAAGCCCATGCCTAGATGGCGTAAATGTTACTTTCAGCTCTCTTAAAGCCCTTTTTTGGTGCTATAGTTGCATCGTAGCCTTCTTTTCTTACTTGCTTATATGCGAATCTTTCTCCCCGTTGATGTTTTCTTAGGTTTTCACCGAGACCCGGTCTTCAGTCGCTGAAAAATTGGATCTTTCTTCTTCGCATAGAAAATAGTAGGAGAAAGCTTGTATCTTTCAACGTTCTGCGAAGAAATCAGAATAAAGTTTGAAACTTTGCATTACATCCTGTGGTTCTTAGGTTTTGGATCCTTTTCTGTCCTATAATTGCTGAATCTAACTCGATGTCGAACAAAGTTAAGCACCATTTGATTCCATACTGTAGTCCGGATATTGTGAAGTTCACGGTATTTAACCTCATGCTTAAATCTCTCTATTCTTTGATGATGTCTCTTGCAATCTCATTTATGTTTCAGTTATTGGATCCTGAAATGCTATTTGAAAGTGCTTTTCTTGAATCCTTATGCGGTTTGGTGTATTGTAATTACTTTTTGGGTTTTCTTTGCAGGTATAAATGTTGTGCCATTTTCTAAAGATGACAGTTTTTTCTTGTTACGAGAAAATAAGGTTTTGAAGTTGATAGATTCACAGCTGACGCCCACCTCGAGCGAATGCTTTCTTGTTTGGAAGATTATTAGGAAGTAGAAGTCACATAAATGGCAGATTTTAGAGTTGGCAAGCTTGAGCAGGGCCAGACAAAGATCCGGAATGTACCCATTGCAGTAACCCCGGAAGGGTTTTGGTGTTGTCCCTCTCCTGCAGTTCTTCAGAAGTCCCTCAAAaatcataatcaccaaagcaaaaGCAAAGCATCATCTCCATTGCGATCGAGGGCTTCATCACTTCAGAGGACAGCGACTTCGACAGTCGATAAGAAAACACATTCCGGCTCATTAGGGTCTAAGGTTGTTTCGGATGATCAGAGATGTCCGACTTCCGATACTGCTGTTCCTGCTGCTGTCAGTCCAGCAAGTGTGCCTGAGAGGCCATCAGAGAGGCCACCAAAACCAAATGTTGATAATCCGCAACGCAAGATATCAATGGGGTTTGGCCAGCCTGAGACCAGCGATTTGAAAGTGATTTTGTTTGGTAAGGAAGGAATCTGTGTGAGGATGAGTGTGCATTGGAACATTCTTGCAGAAAATAGTCGTTTCTTTGCAGATAAGCTTGCCGTGCAGTCTCCAGTACCATGCCTTGAAGTAGCAGACTGTGAAGATGTGGAGATCTATGTTGAGACAGTGGGATTGATGTACTGCAAAGAACTTAAGCACAAACTGATCAAGCAAAGTGTTCCGCGTGTGCTACGCATAATCAAGGTTCATTCATGCTTTGTGTTGTCAgaattatctttattttttgttttcctgATCCAAGCTTTAGTTTCTGGTTTTACATATAGAATTATCTGCAAACCAATAAACTGACACAATACAATGACCTAGCCAAATGAACTCAGCTTTGATATGATGTTTTTATTACGTTACAAAAGGTTCTTTTTTTGCTGTTAACTTGTGGGTTATAGCTCATGTACTTTCAAGAGTCCAAAGCAGCTCAAATGCAGGCTGCCCTTTTTGAGGTCGTTATAACTACAAATAGAAAAGTCTTCAAGGACTAAGAAACAAATAAGATTTTAAGCCTCAAATAATGGCCACATTTTCAAGAAGCTTATATTTTGTTGAGATTTACTATGAAAACATCTTATGTACTTCGATTCAAAAGTAATGCATTTTCTCCATGGTGTTCCATTGCTTAAAAACCAAGAATGGGAACTTTCTAAGGACATAATTAGCTACTGACATGATGTTATCTAGGAATAGAAATTAGAAAAGGAAGATGCAGCCAAAGTCAACAGTAGATATTAGAAGGTTGAAGTAGTTTTTTTGTTAAGTCAAATTGAGAAAATCTTTGTCATATTATGTGATAATGGAATCCCATACTAAGATGCCATAGTGACTATGATGGAGTATGACCAATAGTCTATAATGAACTCTAATATTGACTTAGCTTTGAGGAGAATAGAAGATTTCGCTTAATATATCCATGGAAGTTGTGAAAGAGAATTTGGGAATGGTTGCTTCATGATGTAATATTGAGATTCTAGAATGAATAGTAAAACAGGGTCATATAATTACCATATGCAAATTGTTGCTTTTTCCATATTCTGGATGTATGCATCTACTTACtggatatttatttaattttggcAGTTGAAGTGATATTAGAAGTATATATAAAGTAGGTTTACTTGAACATTATGCTTCTGTTTATTAGGTAAACCAATAATTTTACAGTAAGTCATTGTTCCTTTTCAATTTTAAGTTATAGATAGAAAATTCATATAAGCATCCATATCCAATAGTTTACAGGTAGCCAATTTAGATACATGAATATGATATTATAAAGTACACAATTATATAATACTATCTGTTCTAATACAATGCAAAATGGATTTGGA
Protein-coding sequences here:
- the LOC135583975 gene encoding small ribosomal subunit protein uS9c-like isoform X2, with the translated sequence MATTSLSSLTVAFSSLSFSSHVSSSNKTLYSPWIRHRRTASPLRWNSPTAIASSTTSFPIAAVSGGAAVSAEDFEGVSLEKYVKSRLPGGFAAQRLIGTGRRKCAIARVVLQEGTGKFVINYRDAKEYLQGNPLWLQYIKTPLLTLGFESSYDVFVKAQGGGLSGQAQAISLGIARALLKVSQNHRSPLKKEGLLTRDSRVVERKKVGLKKARKAPQYSKR
- the LOC135583975 gene encoding small ribosomal subunit protein uS9c-like isoform X1; this encodes MATTSLSSLTVAFSSLSFSSHVSSSNKTLYSPWIRHRRTASPLRWNSPTAIASSTTSFPIAAVSGGAAVSAEDFEGVSLEKYVKSRLPGGFAAQRLIGTGRRKCAIARVVLQEGTGKFVINYRDAKVWKFCSLSPKEYLQGNPLWLQYIKTPLLTLGFESSYDVFVKAQGGGLSGQAQAISLGIARALLKVSQNHRSPLKKEGLLTRDSRVVERKKVGLKKARKAPQYSKR